GAGGTAAAGGCCCTCAGGGAGCGCGGCAACGCCATCAAGCAGGAGGTGGCGGCCCTCGAGGAGCGGGAGAAGGGCCTGCAGCAGCAGCTGCACGATGCCCTGCTCGCCCTGCCGAACCTGCCCGCCGCCGTGGTGCCCGACGGCCGCAGCGAGGCCGACAACGTGGAGGTGAAGCGCTGGGGCACGCCGCGCCAGGAGAGCGGCCTGCAGGAGCACTGGCAGATCGCCGAGCGGCTGGGCCTGTTCGACACCGAGCGCTCGGTGCGCATCGCCCAGAGCCGCTTCGTGACCCTGCTCGGCCAGGGCGCCCGCCTCGAGCGGGCCCTGATCAGCTTCATGCTCGATCGGCACCACCGCCGCGGCTACACCGAGGTGATGCCGCCGATCCTGGTGAACAGCGCCAGCCTCACCGCCTCCGGCCAGCTGCCCAAGTTCGCCGAGGAGAGCTTCCGCTGCTCCGGCGACGACCTCTGGCTCACCCCCACCGCCGAGGTGCCGCTCACCTCCCTGCACCGCGACGAGGTGATCCCCGCCGAGCAGCTGCCCCTCAAGTACTGCGCCTACACCCCCTGTTTCCGCCGCGAGGCCGGCTCCTACGGCCGCGACACCCGCGGCCTGATCCGCCTGCACCAGTTCAACAAGGTGGAGCTCTACTGGTTCTGCCACCCCGACCACTCCGCCGAGGCCCACCAGCAGATCACCGCCGACGCCGAAGCCATCCTCGAGGCCCTCGAACTCCCCTACCGCCGCATCGAGCTCTGCACGGCTGATCTGGGCTTCTCCGCCGCCCGCACCTTTGATCTGGAGGTGTGGCTGCCGGGCGCCGGCGCCTACCGCGAGATCTCCAGCTGCTCGGTGTGCAACGACTTCCAGGCCCGCCGCGCCGCCATCCGCTTCAAGGACGCCGACGCCAGAACCACCCAGCTGGTGCACACCCTCAACGGCAGCGGCCTGGCGGTGGGCCGCACCATGGCCGCCCTGCTCGAGAACGGCCAGCAGGCCAACGGCACGGTGACGCTGCCCGCGGCCCTGGTGCCCTACTTCGGTGCCGCCGAACTGGTGAGCGAGGGCTGAGCCCCCGGCGTCTGCAGCGCCTCCTGCACCAGCGAGGCATCCACGGCCGGCCTCGGCACGCCCTCCTCCACCCAGCCCCGGGAGTGATACCGCGACGCCACCAGCTGCAGGTTCCAGGCCAGCAGCCCCTCGGGCTTCAGCATCGGCGGCTGTTGCACCAGCGGGTGGTACAGCAGGCCCGCCTCGGCCCGCTGGAAGCCGGTGGCGTTGAGGCCGATGGCTTTCCCCATCCAGGTGCGGGCCTGGCGCGGCTCGGCGGCGGCGGCAGCATGGGCCGCCTGCCACACCCGCAGCAGACGCACCAGCTGCGGCCGGGCCTGCTGCAGGCGGGCAGGATCCACGGCCAGCACCTTCAGCACCTCCCCAGGGCTGCTGCGGCTGTCCTCCAGCGAGCGGGCCAGGCCCAGCCGCTGCACCGCGTTGCTGTACGGCGGCGCGAGCACGGCGGCGTCCACCTCCCCCCGGCGCAGGCTGGCCGGCATCGCGGCCATCGGCATGGTCACCAGGCGCACCTGGGCAGGGTCGATGCCCTCCCGCTCCAGGGCACCCATCAGCAGATCACGCCCCACGGCAGAGCGGCCCACGGCCACGCGTTTGCCCCGCAGGTCTTGGACGGAATGAATCCAGGGCCGCGCCATCAGCTGATCGGCCCCGGCCGATTCGCTCAGCACCAGGATCAGCGTGGGGCAGCGCCTGGCCTGCAGGGAGCAGATGGTCAGGGCATCGGCGGTGCTGATCGGCACCAGCCAGTGCTCCTCCCGCAGGTAGGCAGCCACCACCTCCTGCGTGCCGGGCTGCGGATCCAGCTGCAGCCTCAGGTCGTGGGCGCCGGGAAGGCCGTCGCGCTCGGCCAGGGCGAAGTAGCGGTCGACGGGGACAGGGCCGATCGGCAGGGTCAGGGCCCCATCCCCCCGCCACGCCTTCACCACACCGGCGGAGGCCAGAGCCGCAACCGCCGAGCACAGCAGCCACACCCGCACCCGACCACTCCCCCGGCCACCCCGGAGTGGAGCTTGATCAGCGGGGCGGGGCGGCACGGGTGGCACGGCCGTGGGGTGGCAGAGGACAACGCCGATCTGCTCACGCTAGGTCGATCCCCTGGCGCCGATGGTGCCCAGCAGCACGACTCCAACGGTGCAGGCCGGTAGCGCCCACAATGGACACCACACTCCATCGATGCGGGCTGAATGGGCGTTCTTGCGGCACTGGCGATCCTGGCGGGCCTGATCGTGGTGCACGAAGCCGGCCATTTCTTCGCCGCCACCTGGCAGGGCATCCGGGTGAGCAGCTTCTCGATCGGCTTCGGGCCGGTGCTGCTCGAGCGCCAGCGCCGTGGCGTGCAGTTCGCCCTGCGGGCCATCCCCCTGGGCGGCTTCGTCGCCTTCCCCGACGACGACGAGGACAGCCCGATCGCCAAGGACGACCCCGACCTGCTCTCCAACCGCCCCCTGCACCAGCGCGCCCTGGTGATCGCCGCCGGCGTGCTGGCCAACCTGCTGCTGGCCTGGCTGGTGCTGGTGGGCCAGGGCCTGGTGGTGGGCATCCCGGCGGGCTTCAGCGCCACCCCGGGGGTGCTGGTGTCGGGCGTGCAGCCCGGCCTGCCCGCCGCCGCCGCCGGTCTGCAGCCGGGCGACCGCATCGTGGGCCTGGCCGGCGAGGAGATCGGCGGCGGCCAGCAGGCGGTGGCCGCCCTGGTGGAGCAGATCAAGGGCTCCCCCGAGCGCACCCTCCCCCTGATCGCCGAGCGCGGCCAGCAGCGCCTGCAGCTGCGGCTCACCCCCGACGACCTCGCCGGGATCGGGCGGATCGGAGCCCAGCTGCAGCCCAACGGCACCGAGATCTTCCGTCCGGCCCGCAGCCCCCTGGAGGCCATCCGCCAGGCCAACCGCGACACGTCGCTGCTGCTGCGCCGCACCGCCGGCGGCTTCTTCACCCTGCTCACCCACTTCGGTGAAACCGCCTCCCAGGTGAGCGGCCCGGTGAAGATCGTGGAGATGGGCGCCTCCCTGGCCCAGCAGGGCGGCGGCAGCCTCTTCCTGTTCACGGCCCTGATCTCGATCAACCTGGCGGTGCTCAACGCCCTGCCCCTGCCCCTGCTCGATGGCGGCCAGTTCGTGCTGCTGCTGCTCGAGGGCCTGCGGGGCAAGCCGTTGCCCCAGCGCTTCCAGATGGCCTTCATGCAGTCGGGCTTCGTGTTCCTGGTGGGCCTCAGCCTGGTGCTGATCGTGAAGGACACCTCCCAGCTGCCGGCCGTGCAGCAGCTGCTGGGCCACTGATCCCGGCGCGCCGCCCTGCCCCCAGCCCATGCCCCGCCTGCCCACGGCCCGCCAGCGGGCGCCGGTGATCCTCGAACGGCTCGGGACCCTCTACCCCGAGGCCACCTGCTCGCTCGACTGGCGCACGCCCTACGAGCTGCTGATCGCCACCATGCTCTCGGCCCAGTGCACCGACGAGCGGGTGAACCGGATCACGCCGGCCCTGTTCGAGCGCTTCCCCGATGCCGCCGCGGCCGCCGCCGTGGAGCCGGCCGAGGTGGAGCCCTATGTGAGGTCGGCCGGCTTCTTCCGCAACAAGGCCAGGAACATCGTGGCCGCCTCCCGGCTGCTGCTGGAGCGCCACGGCGGTGAGGTGCCCCAGACCATGGAGGAGCTGCTGCAGCTGCCCGGCGTGGCCCGCAAGACCGCCTCGGTGGTGCTGGCCTGGTGCTTCGGCATCAATGCCGGCGTCACGGTGGACACCCACGTGAGCCGCCTGGCCCAGCGCCTGCGGCTCAGCCGCCACGGCGAGCCGCGCCGCATCGAACCTGACCTGATGAAGCTGGTGCCCCGGGAGCAGTGGCAGACCCTCTCGATCCGGCTGATCTTCCACGGCCGTGCCGTGTGCGCCGCCCGCAAGCCCCTCTGCGCCGCCTGCGGCCTCGCCGACCTCTGCCCCAGCGCGCCAGCTCCAGCCGCGAGGGAGAAGGTGGCGGGGCGGGCCGCAGGGTAGGCTCAGAAATCCGTTACCGACCGCACTCCAGCCCGCATGGCGAAGAAGTCGATGATTGCGCGCGATGTGAAGCGCAAGAAGATGGTGGACCGCTTCGCCGCCAAGCGCGCTGCCCTCAAGGCCGCCTTCGAGGCCACCGCCGATCCGATGGAGCGGCTGG
This portion of the Cyanobium sp. NIES-981 genome encodes:
- the nth gene encoding endonuclease III produces the protein MPRLPTARQRAPVILERLGTLYPEATCSLDWRTPYELLIATMLSAQCTDERVNRITPALFERFPDAAAAAAVEPAEVEPYVRSAGFFRNKARNIVAASRLLLERHGGEVPQTMEELLQLPGVARKTASVVLAWCFGINAGVTVDTHVSRLAQRLRLSRHGEPRRIEPDLMKLVPREQWQTLSIRLIFHGRAVCAARKPLCAACGLADLCPSAPAPAAREKVAGRAAG
- the rseP gene encoding RIP metalloprotease RseP, which codes for MGVLAALAILAGLIVVHEAGHFFAATWQGIRVSSFSIGFGPVLLERQRRGVQFALRAIPLGGFVAFPDDDEDSPIAKDDPDLLSNRPLHQRALVIAAGVLANLLLAWLVLVGQGLVVGIPAGFSATPGVLVSGVQPGLPAAAAGLQPGDRIVGLAGEEIGGGQQAVAALVEQIKGSPERTLPLIAERGQQRLQLRLTPDDLAGIGRIGAQLQPNGTEIFRPARSPLEAIRQANRDTSLLLRRTAGGFFTLLTHFGETASQVSGPVKIVEMGASLAQQGGGSLFLFTALISINLAVLNALPLPLLDGGQFVLLLLEGLRGKPLPQRFQMAFMQSGFVFLVGLSLVLIVKDTSQLPAVQQLLGH
- the serS gene encoding serine--tRNA ligase, encoding MLDQRLLRDNPELIAAPLARRGLNPDLASLQQVALQQRDLQETRSSLQAEGNRIGKEVGQQIKAGAAPGGPEVKALRERGNAIKQEVAALEEREKGLQQQLHDALLALPNLPAAVVPDGRSEADNVEVKRWGTPRQESGLQEHWQIAERLGLFDTERSVRIAQSRFVTLLGQGARLERALISFMLDRHHRRGYTEVMPPILVNSASLTASGQLPKFAEESFRCSGDDLWLTPTAEVPLTSLHRDEVIPAEQLPLKYCAYTPCFRREAGSYGRDTRGLIRLHQFNKVELYWFCHPDHSAEAHQQITADAEAILEALELPYRRIELCTADLGFSAARTFDLEVWLPGAGAYREISSCSVCNDFQARRAAIRFKDADARTTQLVHTLNGSGLAVGRTMAALLENGQQANGTVTLPAALVPYFGAAELVSEG
- a CDS encoding ABC transporter substrate-binding protein: MPPRPADQAPLRGGRGSGRVRVWLLCSAVAALASAGVVKAWRGDGALTLPIGPVPVDRYFALAERDGLPGAHDLRLQLDPQPGTQEVVAAYLREEHWLVPISTADALTICSLQARRCPTLILVLSESAGADQLMARPWIHSVQDLRGKRVAVGRSAVGRDLLMGALEREGIDPAQVRLVTMPMAAMPASLRRGEVDAAVLAPPYSNAVQRLGLARSLEDSRSSPGEVLKVLAVDPARLQQARPQLVRLLRVWQAAHAAAAAEPRQARTWMGKAIGLNATGFQRAEAGLLYHPLVQQPPMLKPEGLLAWNLQLVASRYHSRGWVEEGVPRPAVDASLVQEALQTPGAQPSLTSSAAPK